One Diospyros lotus cultivar Yz01 chromosome 1, ASM1463336v1, whole genome shotgun sequence genomic window carries:
- the LOC127808678 gene encoding uncharacterized protein LOC127808678 has protein sequence MAAVPPERLRIPAIKLYAGTSDPSNHLDLFASHMMVQDASDSMWCRVFSATLEGHARAWEALSIESFDQSVAMVAFQNALRPGRFAQSLAKTPPLTFTDALSQATKYINAEEVMQAKRAEHAENREKKKLFKEHKNSSRREKPRPRWDPSRYTPLTVPRAEILATTEGKDYLKKPLPMRAPSDQRDREKYCRFHRDHGHDTADCYQLKQEIQELINRGYLKKFIAREPNIRRE, from the exons ATGGCGGCAGTACCGCCGGAGCGCCTTCGCATTCCGGCTATCAAACTTTATGCAGGCACGAGTGACCCGAGTAATCATCTGGATCTCTTCGCTTCtcatatgatggtgcaggatGCATCCGACTCaatgtggtgtagagtcttcTCTGCTACCCTGGAAGGACACGCACGTGCTTG GGAGGCCTTAAGCATTGAGAGTTTTGACCAAAGTGTGGCAATGGTGGCATTTCAAAACGCCTTGAGGCCGGGCCGATTTGCCCAATCGTTGGCCAAGACTCCTCCCCTTACCTTTACGGACGCTCTTAGTCAAGCAACAAAGTATATTAATGCGGAGGAAGTTATGCAGGCGAAACGGGCAGAGCATGCCGAAAACAGGGAAAAGAAAAAGCTCTTCAAGGAGCATAAAAATAGTAGCCGAAGAGAGAAGCCGCGTCCCCGATGGGACCCTAGTAGGTATACCCCATTGACTGTCCCGAGGGCGGAGATCCTCGCCACCACTGAGGGCAAGGATTACTTGAAGAAGCCATTACCCATGAGGGCCCCATCAGATCAAAGGGACAGAGAGAAGTATTGTCGTTTCCATCGTGATCATGGGCATGACACGGCGGATTGTTATCAATTGAAGCAGGAGATTCAGGAACTTATTAATAGAGGTTACCTGAAGAAGTTCATAGCCCGAGAGCCGAACATCCGAAGGGAGTAG